The bacterium DNA window ACATCGACTGGTGTTTATTTGTTCCGGCGCTTTGCTGGCGGCAAAAGCTGGTCTCCTGGATCAACGTTCCTGCACCACACATCACAGCCACTGTAGTGAACTCCGGCACCTTGCAGCCAGCGCAAAAGTTCTCGAAAACAGAATCTACGTTCCTGACGGAAACGTGTACACCAGCGCCGGAGTGACTGCTGGAATTGATCTGATGCTGCACTTGATTAGCGAAATCGCGGGACCACTTTGCGCGGTAGCAGTAGCACGCGACATGGTAGTCTACCTGCGCAGAAGCGGAGCCGATCCGCAACTGTCACCATGGCTTGAAGGACGCAATCACATTCATCCCGCTGTTCACCGTGTGCAGGACGCAATTGCTGCCAATCCAGCTCACCACTGGACAATCGGAGAATTGTCTACGCTAGCCTATTCAAGTCCACGCCATCTTGCCCGCCTGTTCCACTCGCATACACGGGAGACTCCGGTCGCGTATATCAATCGGTTGCGTGTTGAGCTTGCACGCCAGCTATTGGCGAATACTGCATTGCCGATTGATCATGTAGCGGAACGTGCAGGCTTCGGGTCAAGCCGCAATTTGCGCCGGATCTGGCGCAAATATAGCACAGCAGCCCCTGGGATCTGGCGCCGCAGTCACACGGATAATTGATTCTGAGGCAATCGCGCCAAATGAGGGGCGAATGAACCGACGAAAGTTTCTTGCAAACACCGCGCGGCTGGCACTACTCGCATTGGCTGAAAGTGCAAACGGGAATTTTCTTCATGCCAACAGTTCTGAGCTTAGAGTTCAACGGCTCTCCTGGGCCGGCATTAAACTAGAAATCCCTTCGGTTACTCTGTTCATTGATCCGTTGATCAACACCGGCGTTTGGGGTGATGCTTTGAAGCAGCCGATCGTTCCCATTGAAGCATCGACAAAACAGAGACATGTGCTCGTCACTCATTTGCATCCGGACCATTTTGATGTTCAGGCAGCAAAACAGGTTTTGAATGAAGACGGCAACCTGTACTGTCATATCGACAGTGCCGCGATCGTCGCGTCGCGAGGCGTTCGGGTTCGAGGAGTAAAACTATGGGAGCCGATTTTGGTGGGAGACTTCACGATCACGGCTGTGCCGGCGGTCGATGGCTATGACGACGTTCAGGTTTCCTGGGTTGTCGCAGGCGCTGGAAGGAAAATCATACATTGTGGAGACACCATGATGCACGGCGCTTACTGGAAGATCGGTAGACATCTCGGACCTTTTGACGCTGCGTTCCTTCCAATAAATGGCGCGAAGTTCCGATGGCGCCCTCCACAAAGCGAGGTTCCATCAGTGATGACGCCGGAGCAAGCAGTGGCAGCTGGAGTAGTGATGGGCGCAAAAATGGTTATTCCAATCCACTATGGAATTTCCGGCGCCGACGGATATGAGGAATATGCCCACGCTGAAGCCGCATTCATTGAAATTGCAAGGAAACGAAATCTGCCGGTTGCAATCCTCCAACCCGGCGAATGGGTTCAATGGAAGCTGTGATCGCGAAACTCCTACTTTCGAATGAGGAAGAATCCATCCCTTTGACACGGAATGTTTTTCGGAAATCCACACCTCTTATTAATGGGAGCCGAAAAAATGATAGAGCGAAAGATTCTTC harbors:
- a CDS encoding helix-turn-helix domain-containing protein, producing the protein MKHQAVYFIFPPRTLLLDVAGPAEALAMANRNQNDVRFDMHYCAARIPIESSIGLLLSNLTPLPESPARDAMIVVAGSKDGPEDAGYKKSRELIVDWLRRSARPTHRLVFICSGALLAAKAGLLDQRSCTTHHSHCSELRHLAASAKVLENRIYVPDGNVYTSAGVTAGIDLMLHLISEIAGPLCAVAVARDMVVYLRRSGADPQLSPWLEGRNHIHPAVHRVQDAIAANPAHHWTIGELSTLAYSSPRHLARLFHSHTRETPVAYINRLRVELARQLLANTALPIDHVAERAGFGSSRNLRRIWRKYSTAAPGIWRRSHTDN
- a CDS encoding MBL fold metallo-hydrolase encodes the protein MNRRKFLANTARLALLALAESANGNFLHANSSELRVQRLSWAGIKLEIPSVTLFIDPLINTGVWGDALKQPIVPIEASTKQRHVLVTHLHPDHFDVQAAKQVLNEDGNLYCHIDSAAIVASRGVRVRGVKLWEPILVGDFTITAVPAVDGYDDVQVSWVVAGAGRKIIHCGDTMMHGAYWKIGRHLGPFDAAFLPINGAKFRWRPPQSEVPSVMTPEQAVAAGVVMGAKMVIPIHYGISGADGYEEYAHAEAAFIEIARKRNLPVAILQPGEWVQWKL